The sequence below is a genomic window from Pseudorca crassidens isolate mPseCra1 chromosome 20, mPseCra1.hap1, whole genome shotgun sequence.
ACCTTCAATCTGATCCTTTCACACCCTTGTCTAGAACTCTCCAGGGCTTCCCATTGTTCCACTAATAAGGTCATCTTCCCCCATGGCCTTACTGGGCCCTGCGACACGTGGGTTCACATCTCGCTTGCTGCTTCGGTTCCCCTCCAGGCTGCTTCCCGTCGTGGGGCCTTTGCCCTGATGTTCCCTTCTCCCACACCTTCCTCTTCCACAGACTTTTCCATGCTTGGCTGCCGTTCCTCTTCCAGGTCTCAGCTGGTAAGCTGGGAATGGGACTCCGGCCTTTGGGCTTCCAGGCCCTCCTGTCCATCACACTCTCCTGCCTTTGTTGGACCCATCCCCACAGCAGTGATCTTGGCCCAAGTTGAAACAGAGGCCCAGGGTGGGGGCTTGGCtgtcctggcccccagccccatcACACCCCGTACACCTCCATCACATGTGCCCCCTTTTGACCACGTGTGTCTGCAAGTGCCTCATCCTCCTTCTGATCTTTCGATTTATGTGCCATGAGCAAGAAAGttaaaattcatttctaaagTATTGAAAAGATGGGGAGCCTGGGAGGGACTGGCTCTCTTCAACTCAACACATTTGAGGagagtctttcttttaaattgaggtgtaatttacttATGCACGGTGCACAGATTGTAAGTATAGACcttgactaatttttaaaaagtgattacaCCTGTGAAAGCACCACCTAGATGGCTTTTCCACCACCCagcagtttccccatctgaggGGATTctggctgggctgggaggtgagCCTGCTGGGGGACAGAGGGCCAGAGCCACAGAGAGCCTGGGAGGCCCGCCACAGCCTTCTGCGACCCCACTGTGCCCAGACCCCTGAGTTTCCCGGTGGTTCAGCCAGTGGCCTTGGGGGTGGCTGGGAGGATAAGGGATTCCAGTCAGGTGAAAGCGTGGCGATAAAGGGCACGTGTGTGCCCTTTGCAGGGcgcccagcccccaccccaggaGAACATTCCATCCCAGAAGACgctcaccaccccctcctcccccagcagccCTGGCCCGCCAGGAGGAGGAGAGCTTGACTGGTCCCACCAAGCGGCGCCGGGTCACGGCCGAGATGGAGGGGAAGTACATTATCAACATGCCCAAAGGCACCACTGCCCGGACCCGTAAGATCCTGGAGCAGCAGCAGGCAGCGAAAGGTACTGGCCCTGGTGGGGAGTGGGCGGCACAGACTGTGTTTCCCTTTCGCTGCATCTTGCAGGGTTGGTCACGTCCTACAGGCAGTGGCCCAGAAGCAGGCTCTGATGGGGTCCAGGGGGCCTTGGACGGAGGGGACAGTGATGGTGGCCATAGTAGAGGAGGACGCATCACTGCCTCTGTCTTCTTGTCCTGCCGTTAGCATAGCAGGGCTCCTCGGTGCCTCAGCTGGCACCTCTTCCCCGAGGGACCGTGGCACGGATTCAGTGCTAGCCTGCCTGTTAAGTGAGTGACTGTGCCTGGCTGAGGGCAGGTGCCCAAGACAGTAGGAACCGTCGTTACGAGCCAGAGGTGTCTGGTTGAGATTCAGTccacagctgggatttgaatctggTGGTACAGAGATGGTCTTCCTTACAGTGTTCCATTTAGGATATTGTAAACGTTCTCATGGAAAAACATCCAGCGATGCAGAAGCATGTACAGTAAGAACAAACTCTCTTCCCTCACTCCTGTATCCCACACGTATTGTTGACCTTTCCAGACCAGCATCTATGAATGTAAATGCATCTGTTTGTACAGTTACACATACccaggcatttttttctttttaagcacaaATAGCATTGTCCTGTATGTATTGTTCTGTAACTTTTTTACTGAAGATCTtttcatcttcattctttttaatggtcgTTGAATATTTTCGTAGTACTTCTGTGCTGTAGTCTAGTAAGCATTCTCCTGTTAGTGGCTTTTTAGGCTGTAACTTAGGGAGAGCATTACCATTCATCAGGTTCTCTGAGAGGCCCATGGCCCCCAAAATAGGGAAAGGAACCAGAAGGGATTAAGAACTCTTCCCGCACATACACTTCATGAATTGGTACTAAGGTGTGAGGACTGGAAGTGTCCATTTTAGTTGATCCTTCCCACATTTGGCACTAGCCAGAAGTGTGTGGGTTAAGGTCAGTGTTAGCCGACAACATAGACGTAAAACCTAACTGGGCCCAGTCGGTGCCTGCTTGGACCAGAGCTGCCTGGGGTCTGGGCTGGCTGTGTCGACCCCTCCCTGTCTGCACGGCGGTGCtcagccaggcctgggccccCAGGGGCCACCCAGCAGGCGCTGGCTCATGGCCTCACTTCCCTCCCAGGTCTCCACAGGACGTCTGTGTTTGACCGCCTTGGCGCCGAGACCAAGGCAGACACGACGATGGGGAATAAAGTGAGTTGGAAATGGGGGAGCCACTGGGGACTCTCAAATTCTTGTCTTCCCTGGGTGTTGTTCCTGGCATTTCCCACATACATCTCACCCTGTCTCACGCACCTTTCCAGGCCCAGTGCCCTTGTCTGCACTGGTGGCTTCCCTGTCTGTCTTCTATCCCGACCTCTCTCCCGATTTCCAGCCCCGGGGGTCTGGCAACTCATGGATGCCGCCCTCGGACCCCTCCCACCACCATGTCCCCAAACTGTCCTCAGCATCTTTCCCCAAAGCAAAACGTCCCCTGGGCCCTGTCTCGGGTGCCCCACCGTCCCCACTCCAGGCAGTCTTGAGTCTGATGGGGCCATCTGTCCCCACCTGTCTGCCACCTCTCCCTGCCTGCGTAGGGCAGTGGCCTCCTAGCTGGTCTCCGCACAGCTCCTGTGAACCCCTCCAGCCCTTCGCCCACAGCGGCAGCATGTGCTGCCTCCAGGACAGGCCCTCCCCCCTCGCCCTCGGGAAACCCTTCAGAGGCTTTTCACCACGTGCTCAGGCGCAGCCCGCTCTTCTTCCTCCACCTGCGGTCCCGCAGGCCTAACCACGGCATGTGCTTGGGAGACGCAGCCTGAGCCCACCGCCTGGCACAAATCCGTCTCTGCCACCGCCTGGCTGCATGGCCTTGACTGTGTCACTTAAGCCCTTTGTACCTCGGTTTCCTCCTCCGTATAGTACCTCACAGCGTGGTCGTGAGGACTGAGTGAGGTATAGCTGCGTAGCGCGGGGGCTGTCTGGTGCAGTGGTgagcatctttatttatttatttttaaattttttaaattttattttattatttttggctgcgttgggtcttcgttgctacgcacgggctttctctagttgcggcgagcgggggctactcttcgtcgtggtgcgcgggcgtctcactgcggtggcttcttgttgccgagcatgggctctaggcgcgtgggcttcagtagttgtggcatgggggctcagtagttgtgactcgcgggctctagagcgcaggctcagtagctgtggcgcacgggcttagttgctccgcggcacgtgggatgtccccggaccagggctcgaacccgtgtcccctgcgttggcaggcggattcctaaccactgcgccaccagggaagccctggtgagcATCTTCAAGTGGCACCTTTGAGTAACTCTGGTGGAGCTCTCCAGCTGCCTTTTGTTCCTTGCTCACCAGGGCTCACCCACTCTGGCTTTTTCTCACTGCCTAAATCTCATCATGAGTGTGATAATAGCACTCAGGATCACGTGGCTTGAAGGTGCAGCCATGGAAAGAGCTTCGCATGTAGTGAGTGTGCCGTAAATATGATTCTTATTCCTGTCTTGGGGACTTAGACGGCACTCTTTACTCTCTTAAACGTTGATGCCTCAGAGAAGGCTGTCCTGAACTCTGAGAGGAGATGAGGTCTCCCTGTACCCTGCTCTCCAGcgctcccctctcctcccaagaACACTAATTAAGGCtcatgggatcttaattcccagggattgagcctggggccttggcagtgagagcgtggagtcctaaccactgaacctccagggaattccctctcgtAATTAGAGAATTACTTGTGCTGTATCCGATGCTGGGTCTGTTTTCCCCACTGGACTGTGAGCCCCCTGAGAGCAGGACCAGGCCTGTCTTGGTCACCACTGGGTCCCCAGCACTGCCCAACACAGGGCCAGGTATTGACCTGGGACTCAGAGAATGTCTGTGGAGCGAATGACCAAATTTGCCTTTTCTCTCACGTTCGCCTGTAGACCTTTGCAAATGGTCTTCCCTTTCGCCTCCCCTCCCGCTCCCTCTTTATTCGACTCACTTCCACTCGGCTTTCAGATCTCATCTCTGATGTCCCTCTCCAGGGAGCCTTCCTCTCCTGGCCTCCTCCAGCTCCCTGGCCTTGCCCTCTCATGACTCTGATCACTGTCTAGTGCTTCACCGATGGGTGTTTTTCCTGACTGTGAGCCCCGTGACGTAGGCACAGATGAGGCAGCTCTCTGTGAATGCATGTTGAGCGACTAAGTGACTCACTTGTCCTGTCTCTGACCTCCACAGCCCACAGGAGTCTTCAGCCGCCTGGGGGCCACCCCAGAGACCGACGAGGATCTGGCTTGGGACAGTGACAACGACAGCAGCAGCTCTGTCCTGCAGTATGCCGGGGTCCTGAAGAAGCTAGGCCGGGCCCCAGCCAAAGCCAGTCCCCAGCCCGCACTAACTGTCAAAGCCAAGGCCACAAGCTCGGTGGCAACGGCCGCTGCCCCAACGCTGCGGCGCCTGGCATTTTCCTCACGACCTGGGCTCGAGAGGAAGCCGGAGTCCCTATCCAAAGTCAGCATCGTCCAGAGACTGGGCAAGGCTGCCCTCGTGCCGGAGGCCCAGGACAGCCAGGTCACGAGCACCAAGAGTAAGTCCTCGGCTGAGGTCAAGGTCACCATTAAGAGGACTCTGGTGGGGCCCCGGGGAAGCAGCTCCAGCGAGGGCCTTGGTGCCCAGATGGACCACGCGGGCACTGTGAGCGTGTTCAAAAGACTGGGCCGCAGGACCTTCTAGCCTAAGGGCAGGGCGCAGGCCCCTCTCCAGCCTCCAGGCTCCATCAGAGTCTTCAGCGAGGGCGCGCGCACGCCCCCTGCCGGCTGCCGGGTGACACTGCTTGTCTCCCTCAGGCATTCCGCCAGCCTGAGCTTCCTGGGGATTCGCCCGGTGTTTCTGAGTCTGAGACGCTCATTGTGGCCCGGCCTTGCCGCTCTGGGACTTTCCCTTCTCTCGCGTCCTCTGTTCTCTCCTCTCTGACCGTGGCCTTGGCAGGACACACTTTTCTACCTCTCCAAGTGCCAAGTGCCCTTTTCCTGTCCTCCATTCCCCATCCTCCCTCTCAGCAACATCTGCTGCCTCAAACCCCGGCTCCGGGCCTCCCTGTCCCCCAGGGTGGGTGTCGTCTGAAGGGGCTCCCGTATCCCCCACCCCCCTGGCTTCctcacttccctccctcctctgccccctgcccccgatgctttgacttctctctctccgtctcttcactctgttcatttcttttctgttttctgtccctgTGGCAAGGCCCGACTGTCCGCTGCGTCCTGCCTGACCCTCCTGCACCTCCGGCCTCCCAGCGGCCCCCTCGTCGGCGGCGGTGGCGTCGAGCCTGTAGAGACTGTTAGCCGCCGTCACTCCTAGGCTGGAGGGACCTCCCCAGACCCCAGGCTGCAGCTGGGGCACCTGCCTGGGCATCTTTTTCCCTGAAAGTCGGTGGCGGGTGGTGGGTAAGGGGCACTAAGAAGGGAAGCCAGCACCGAGAGAAGAAAACagctattttaatatatttttgtgactttcagactgtttccctcccctccttcaggGCGAGTCGCAGGACTGTTTTTCTGCATGAAGCATAGTGCGGGCGGGGCACCCACGAAGGGTTGGGCCTCGTCTCTGAGCATCAAGCTCCCCATGTTTTTGCTGCAGGCCCCGAGGTGAAGGGAGTCACGGTCATGGTCATCATCTAGTTGggcctcctcctcccctcggcaACGTGCAGGGCTTctgtccctctgccctccccttccACAGATTTCCCCTGTTTCTGCCACTCTGCCTGTGGATGGCTTTCCAGACTGCAGGCTTCATTTGTGTGGGTGCCTGTGGATTTGACCGTTTACCTACTCACCACTGCccagcacctactctgtgccaggcctgtTCTAGGAGCTGGGGATCCATCCATGAGCAAGGCAGACAAGTCTCTTCCCGCGTGGCTGACCTCTCTAGCCAGGGAGACAGGCGGTAATCAGTAAACCACAATTTGCCAtttgaaccatttttaagtgtactgttCAGGGGGTGCCCAAAGAATTGGAAGGGTGACTGCAAGTGACCAGAGCCACTTAGATGTTTGGGGCAAGAAGGCCTTTCAGAGGAGGTGACCTGTAGGGTGGCCTGTGTGCagttcaggcagaggaaacagccaggGCCGCAGCTCTGAGGCGGGACAGTGAACACGGAGAACACCAGCGTGGCTGGCAGGTGAGTGAGGGGCCGGAGGAATCTGGACCTCCTCCCAAGAGTGCTGAGGAGTCTGGGGGGGGTTAAAGCAGGCAAGTGATGGTCTGAGTTGCCTTTTACGAAGATTGCTTGGGCCACTGTGAGGAGGACAAGTTGCCAGGAAGGCAGGGGCGGAGGCGGGGAGGCAGCGTGGGGAGAGAtggtgggtgggggaggcagTGGGTGGACCTTGGGTGCGCTTCGGAAGGGGCAGCAGGACTCTCCACATGGGTGGATTGGAAATTGGGTCAAGGAGAGGGGCTGGATCACACCTAGATGGAGGACTTGAGCATCTAGAGGAAGGTGCTGTCTGTGGAGccggctggggtgggagggcgctCAGCTGTCAGGCGTTGACTGAGAGGTGAGCAGGCTGCTGGGGCGACAGCTTGGGGGGTGCTCAGAGTACAGCCGTGTTCAAAGCTGAGGGCCTGGCGATACCAGCTGGAAAAGGATATAGAGAGAGGAGGGGACCCAGAAGGGAGTCGGGGCCCTTTTCCCATGTAGAGAACAGGATCTGATAAGGAGATTACCAAGGAGTGGGCAAGGGGTTTGGAGGAGAACTCACTGCAGGTAAAGCTGAGATTAGAACtcatccattttttttgttttgttttcattgtggtaaaatatacataacacagAA
It includes:
- the C20H19orf47 gene encoding uncharacterized protein C19orf47 homolog isoform X3 — its product is MFVPSRFTDGDTEARLVKSLAKVTQLAPGSRVKARETMVSVTMATSEWIQFFKEAGIPPGPAVNYAVMFVDNRIQKSMLLDLNKEIMNELGVTVVGDIIAILKHAKVVHRQDMCKAATESVPCSPSPLPGESRRGASSAASRMITNSLNRDSPPGTPPRRPDTSTSKISVTVSNKMAAKSAKAAAALARQEEESLTGPTKRRRVTAEMEGKYIINMPKGTTARTRKILEQQQAAKGLHRTSVFDRLGAETKADTTMGNKPTGVFSRLGATPETDEDLAWDSDNDSSSSVLQYAGVLKKLGRAPAKASPQPALTVKAKATSSVATAAAPTLRRLAFSSRPGLERKPESLSKVSIVQRLGKAALVPEAQDSQVTSTKSKSSAEVKVTIKRTLVGPRGSSSSEGLGAQMDHAGTVSVFKRLGRRTF
- the C20H19orf47 gene encoding uncharacterized protein C19orf47 homolog isoform X5, which codes for MFVPSRFTDGDTEARLVKSLAKVTQLAPGSRVKARETMVSVTMATSEWIQFFKEAGIPPGPAVNYAVMFVDNRIQKSMLLDLNKEIMNELGVTVVGDIIAILKHAKVVHRQDMCKAATESVPCSPSPLPGESRRGASSAASRMITNSLNRDSPPGTPPRRPDTSTSKISVTVSNKMAAKSAKAAALARQEEESLTGPTKRRRVTAEMEGKYIINMPKGTTARTRKILEQQQAAKGLHRTSVFDRLGAETKADTTMGNKPTGVFSRLGATPETDEDLAWDSDNDSSSSVLQYAGVLKKLGRAPAKASPQPALTVKAKATSSVATAAAPTLRRLAFSSRPGLERKPESLSKVSIVQRLGKAALVPEAQDSQVTSTKSPTVRCVLPDPPAPPASQRPPRRRRWRRACRDC
- the C20H19orf47 gene encoding uncharacterized protein C19orf47 homolog isoform X6, translating into MVSVTMATSEWIQFFKEAGIPPGPAVNYAVMFVDNRIQKSMLLDLNKEIMNELGVTVVGDIIAILKHAKVVHRQDMCKAATESVPCSPSPLPGESRRGASSAASRMITNSLNRDSPPGTPPRRPDTSTSKISVTVSNKMAAKSAKAAAALARQEEESLTGPTKRRRVTAEMEGKYIINMPKGTTARTRKILEQQQAAKGLHRTSVFDRLGAETKADTTMGNKPTGVFSRLGATPETDEDLAWDSDNDSSSSVLQYAGVLKKLGRAPAKASPQPALTVKAKATSSVATAAAPTLRRLAFSSRPGLERKPESLSKVSIVQRLGKAALVPEAQDSQVTSTKSKSSAEVKVTIKRTLVGPRGSSSSEGLGAQMDHAGTVSVFKRLGRRTF
- the C20H19orf47 gene encoding uncharacterized protein C19orf47 homolog isoform X1 — translated: MGALPLFSHAGSREQSEGEGDNGLCNYGCTTNENIPIDLVLNLRECSRAVRSSVSGFCCSAQCLSHLWCSTSEWIQFFKEAGIPPGPAVNYAVMFVDNRIQKSMLLDLNKEIMNELGVTVVGDIIAILKHAKVVHRQDMCKAATESVPCSPSPLPGESRRGASSAASRMITNSLNRDSPPGTPPRRPDTSTSKISVTVSNKMAAKSAKAAAALARQEEESLTGPTKRRRVTAEMEGKYIINMPKGTTARTRKILEQQQAAKGLHRTSVFDRLGAETKADTTMGNKPTGVFSRLGATPETDEDLAWDSDNDSSSSVLQYAGVLKKLGRAPAKASPQPALTVKAKATSSVATAAAPTLRRLAFSSRPGLERKPESLSKVSIVQRLGKAALVPEAQDSQVTSTKSPTVRCVLPDPPAPPASQRPPRRRRWRRACRDC
- the C20H19orf47 gene encoding uncharacterized protein C19orf47 homolog isoform X7; the encoded protein is MFVDNRIQKSMLLDLNKEIMNELGVTVVGDIIAILKHAKVVHRQDMCKAATESVPCSPSPLPGESRRGASSAASRMITNSLNRDSPPGTPPRRPDTSTSKISVTVSNKMAAKSAKAAAALARQEEESLTGPTKRRRVTAEMEGKYIINMPKGTTARTRKILEQQQAAKGLHRTSVFDRLGAETKADTTMGNKPTGVFSRLGATPETDEDLAWDSDNDSSSSVLQYAGVLKKLGRAPAKASPQPALTVKAKATSSVATAAAPTLRRLAFSSRPGLERKPESLSKVSIVQRLGKAALVPEAQDSQVTSTKSKSSAEVKVTIKRTLVGPRGSSSSEGLGAQMDHAGTVSVFKRLGRRTF
- the C20H19orf47 gene encoding uncharacterized protein C19orf47 homolog isoform X2; the protein is MGALPLFSHAGSREQSEGEGDNGLCNYGCTTNENIPIDLVLNLRECSRAVRSSVSGFCCSAQCLSHLWCSTSEWIQFFKEAGIPPGPAVNYAVMFVDNRIQKSMLLDLNKEIMNELGVTVVGDIIAILKHAKVVHRQDMCKAATESVPCSPSPLPGESRRGASSAASRMITNSLNRDSPPGTPPRRPDTSTSKISVTVSNKMAAKSAKAAALARQEEESLTGPTKRRRVTAEMEGKYIINMPKGTTARTRKILEQQQAAKGLHRTSVFDRLGAETKADTTMGNKPTGVFSRLGATPETDEDLAWDSDNDSSSSVLQYAGVLKKLGRAPAKASPQPALTVKAKATSSVATAAAPTLRRLAFSSRPGLERKPESLSKVSIVQRLGKAALVPEAQDSQVTSTKSPTVRCVLPDPPAPPASQRPPRRRRWRRACRDC
- the C20H19orf47 gene encoding uncharacterized protein C19orf47 homolog isoform X4; its protein translation is MFVPSRFTDGDTEARLVKSLAKVTQLAPGSRVKARETMVSVTMATSEWIQFFKEAGIPPGPAVNYAVMFVDNRIQKSMLLDLNKEIMNELGVTVVGDIIAILKHAKVVHRQDMCKAATESVPCSPSPLPGESRRGASSAASRMITNSLNRDSPPGTPPRRPDTSTSKISVTVSNKMAAKSAKAAALARQEEESLTGPTKRRRVTAEMEGKYIINMPKGTTARTRKILEQQQAAKGLHRTSVFDRLGAETKADTTMGNKPTGVFSRLGATPETDEDLAWDSDNDSSSSVLQYAGVLKKLGRAPAKASPQPALTVKAKATSSVATAAAPTLRRLAFSSRPGLERKPESLSKVSIVQRLGKAALVPEAQDSQVTSTKSKSSAEVKVTIKRTLVGPRGSSSSEGLGAQMDHAGTVSVFKRLGRRTF